The genomic DNA CGACAGGCCTCGGGCCTCACCTGGTATTGCCAGCGGCAGTCTCAACTCGTACTTCCCCGCAACTTCGTCGCCCCCCGTTTCGCAGCCCCGCAGCACCTACGATGTAAGGTATGATGCGGAGAGGCAAGGCTTGCATTCGCTTGCTCGAACGTTTTCCACACCACGCTCGCCAAACTATCGCGATCATGCGCGTTCCGACGTTGATGGTAGGAAGTGGTCGATCACCCATGACGCGGGCAGACATGAGTACTCCCTGGGATCACGCGATGTGTCGTTCCGATCTCCTGGCGACCTAGCGCGGGGACACTTTCCTGCATCGAAGGAGTCTGGGCTCGAATTTTCCGAGTCGAGGACCATTCACAGCAGCTCGAATCCGCCGCCCACTCCGAGCAGCACCGTGACGTCGGAGGGCATGCCATCGAAGGATGGGCTAGGCCCTAAGATCTGGACTGGAACCCATTTTCTTCCACGTTTCGTCCGAGCGGCAGAAGTGCCAGGCGAGGGCTTGTGCTATTTTTATGACGATGGCAGCCACTGCAAGACGGTTATCGACGGTGAAGCTGTGAACGCTCACTGGGGAGTGACCAAGGCTGGGAAGCCCCGCAAGAGGTTGGCGATCGCCTGCGTCACCTGCCGAGAAAAGAAGATCAAGTGCGATCCCGACTATCCACGATGTGTTCAATGTGAGAAGTTTGGACGAGTCTGCAAGTTCAAGAACGCGTAAGGACAACTCCCGAGCAGCCGCTCCCGGACGTGCGAGGCTGGAAATGCTGACACAGCGATAGACCGAGGGGTGGACACAACACATCTCCGTCGACACCTCCCGCTGAGCTTGACGATGCGCACAGGCTTAGTGGGCGCTCACGGCACCATGACGGAAGGATATCCGAGAGTGAATCCAGCCCCCCTGTATCCCCTCGAGCAGAGAATACTCCGGATGGTGGCTATAACAAGCGCCTTAAGATTGGTCCCGAGTCGTACGTCCCGAACGGCGAGCCCCTCATGGCCTCGTCCCGGCCCCTAGATCACTCGAAGGCGGCACCGCAAGCGCTGCATCGGCCTCCTCCGGAGCTTCTACCGCGAATTCCCGACGAAGTCCTCGCCCGTGCTTGGAGCACGGATCCTTACGGGTCCGATCCCGAATCCATTAGTGCCGTGCTCACTCAGTTCTTTGGGCAAGTCGACAACACCATGATTATGCGATTCTTCCCTGAGAAGATCTTCCGAACCTGGGTTTGCTGCCCTCCTCGCGAGAAGACTGCCGAGGACCTAATGGTCCTGTATAGCGTGTTGGCCATTGGTGTCACACTTTCGGGCGGTCCAAAGCACATCGCCTATGAGTACGCACAGGTGGCATACTTTGCACAGAAAACGACGACTACTGCGTGTCTACAGCTCGTCCAAAGCCGAATACTTCTCGCGGTGTATCACATCTCGACGTCACGGCCCCGTGAAGCTGCCGAGCTCATCTCgtctgctgcggcgacggcagcgtgTTTGCAGCTCAACCGTGAGCTGGAGAAGCCGAGGGACGAGTTGTTGTCGACCTATCCTTTTGGAATGAACGGGATCGGCTACCGCGAGGCTCGACGCCGGACTATGTGGTCGTTATTCATGTTGGAACGGCTGAACACGCTGCTCCCCGATCGTCCGATCATGATACACGCCGAGGATATATATGTCCGGTTACCAGTCGATTCTGAGAGCTTTGAGAAGCAGGTTGAGGCCGTAGTGCCAATGTTCGACCCGGACGAGTCGATCGTTTCCAAGCTTGCAGAAAGGTCGTCGGAGATCACGGGCTATCTTGTCGAGATGTCGCACATTTGGTCCACCTCTCAGGCGGCTATTTCCCGGCTCGCGAGTCGGACTGCAGCGTCAGAAGCAGACCTGGCTAGGTCCCAAATGATCTTCCGGAGGGCTCGAGAATGGAACAATTCGCTGCCCTCTAGGCTGATGTTTGGCGGCTCGAATCTAGAGTCGGCAGCATTTTCCGGAAAAGTGGGATCCTTCCTGACCATGCACCTTCTGTATCACCACACGGTGATGGGATTGAACCGTTACCACCTTGGAGCCGCTCGCCTCCCGGCCGACAGTCGAACCAAATACCTTCAAGAGTGCCGGGAGCATGCCACAGCCATCCTCGACATGACCAACTGTCTCGACCGCATTCTTCGTGTTCGACCGACGATCTTGAGCACTCCGCCACCCGCCATGTCTATGGCCATAACTGTGGCAGTAGACGTCCTGACGGCGAGCGGTTCCATGGCGTCTATCAACGAACTGATTCAAAGTATCCGGGTGGCCAAGACTGCTGTCGACAGCATGGCCAAGGTCTGGGAACACTCGCTTGTCGCTAAGGAGGCCATCGATCAGAGGTTGCAGAAGTTGACGCAAATCTACCACAACCAGGGctcgcggccgagcagcCCGACGGAGGGATATCGGGTGGTGCacagcggcgaggagccTCTCGACCCGAGGCGGCTCGAGTGGCTCATCCCGGAGCCCATTGAGAAACCTTATCCCATGGATATGGACATCGTATATTCCACGCTTGCTTGAGCATGTATATATAGCTTCCGCAACAAGCGTCCGATGCTTGCGGAGGTTTGTGTTTGGATTATGTTTTTTCCTTGTCTTGCCTGGATATCATTGTCAATGCATGGCTTGGCGTTTTGACGGCCCTGGCATGAACAGCTGGGCTCAATCGGAGGCCTCTTGTTTCTTTCCTTTCCAAAGCATGAATTGTACGAACCAGAGAGACGTCAGGACATCATGGATGGACGCGAAATGATCTTTTCTCTTTCTTTCCCGCGGTTATGTCATGAAGTAGGAGGACGCAGGAGTGGGGGATCGAGAACTTATGCAGCTCGTTTGGGCAGTTGTCGTTCAATGGTGACACTGAGACAAGGCCGTACTCCGTAGAAGAGGGGCCATTAAGCCGGGCGGCGATCGCCTCGACAAAAGGGAACAGAAATGATTATTCTCTGCGAAGGAAGACTGCCGTGACAGATTTCAGTCGAAGCCTTGTAAGTCGAGGAAGTCGGACCACGGTATCACTGTGGCTGTTGTTTCATCGCCCCTGCCATAGTGGGGTGTGCCGGCTGGACCAATCAGTCCACGTGATGCGTCCGAATGTGGTTCAAGGTGTTCCCGCTCCTGTTGGCTAGATTAGCTTAAGTCATCATCCGCACTCACGATGTCTTTCTGAGATGCTTCGGACATCCATCacgacagcccagcccactgctcggcgtcgccagcgcAGTAACCCTCGTTGAGCGACAGAAAACACGATGACTGAATAGCCCAAGAATGGCGTTCCCCGATAAGCCTACGGCGCACCTGCTAGGGTCCAATGGTGAGTGGATGATTACAGTCGTAGGATTCGCCCAGTGAGCGCAGCTAAGAGGTTCGCGCGTGATAGGACCCGTGCACGCTTTGGCTTACTCTGCGTCTCCGGGGACCTACATCTTGACGGGCTCTGCAGACCGGACGATCCGCCTGTACAATCCGTTCCCGAGCACCACCGTACCCGAGGTCCGGTCCACAGCCAAGCCCGCTATCCCTCAGGGCCGCCTCATCCAGACGTACGCGGCTCACGGGTACGAGGTCCTAAGCATTGATGTCGCGAGGGACAATGAGCGCTTCGCATCCGGGGGCGGAGACCGGTCCGTCTTCCTATGGGATGTGGCCACGGCCGTGACAACGCGGCGCTTCGGCGGCAACGCGCAGGGCCACTCGGCGAGGATCAATTGCGTGAGCTTCGCCGGCGATGGGgactcgctcgtcgtcaGTGGCGGGTTCGACACCACGGTCCGCATGTGGGACACCAAGAGCAATAGCTTCAAGCCTATCCAGGTGCTCGATGAGGCGCGGGACAGCATCAcgtcgctgctggtgcaTGGGCCTGAAGTCGTGGTGGGCAGCGTCGATGGCCGCGTCAGGAGCTACGACATTCGGATGGGGCGCTGCACCACCGATGTGCTGGGTACGAGCGTGACTAGTCTTAACATGACTAGAGACGGGCGGACCATGCTGGTTAGCACCTTGGATAGCAAGCTGCGGCTGATGGACCGCGACAAGGGGACGTGTCTCAGGACCTACTCAAACCCGGGCTGGAAGAACGAGGAGCTTCGCGTCCAGTCTCTCCTTGGCGGGAAGGAAAAGTATGTCGttgcgggcgacgagatgaCTGCGGAACCAAACGCAAATGGCGAGGGGAGGGTATGGGCTTGGGACCTCATCTCTGGTAAGCTGGTTGCCAAGGTCACGGTCCCTTGGGGCCCGCAAGGGTTTGAGCAGAGGAAGAGGGTAGTCGGGAGGGATGGCAAGGAAAAGCCGCGAAGCAACATCATCAgctgcatggcatggcgggATGACGGCTGGGGCGATCAATACTGCGTCGGAGGCACGTCTGGTGTCGTAACGGTATTCGGTGCATTATGATATGTGCCTCAAGCAGATATATGGTCTACGCCAACATCAAGACGCTCCTTCGTCAAGATACCCCCTGTCTATATGTCCCAATACATGGCGCTGCGACGAGACGTCtctggacggcgacgcttTGAACACAGCCAAGTTCGCCTTCGCGCCATTGAACACCAAAATCGACAATGCTCTTAACATACCAATGCGAAGCGCATTCATTTAGATGCAGCTTTCGATAGACCACCAAGACCTCGCACATTATGACTCTCGGGGGCTATGGCGCACCGATGGGTCTTTTGCTTGCAAAGAACAACAACGAACCATTCAACCCATGCCAACGTACTTGAACCAATTTGGTCTACAATCTTCCCGATGGAGCcaggcctcgccgtccgtgaGGCGGCCGGTGACGCAGCCCTTACATTTGGGCGAGTTGGGGCAGTTGAAGAAGGGGATGTGCTGGTAGCCGATGTCGCGGAACCTGTGTCTTGTCAGCGGCAGGCAATGGCCATATTTCCATCGCGTACGCACCAGTGCACCTTGCTCGCGTCTTCCCAAAGACCGAGAGCTATGCTGTGTACAGGAGCATCGCCCCAGCGTTCGTAAAAGAAGCCACCCGCACGGTCCAGGTGGTTGAAGTAGTCGTCATAGACCTGGCTCCTCCAGAAGTCCATGTCCGCCACCTCAAAGTTGCTCCAGAAGTGACAGGTCGAGTATCCCTGAGCCTTCTTGTTGTGATCGGGTCTCCGGATATCGTCAGTGAGCCACTTGAGGGCACTGTTCTCGTGAACCGCGTGGTGGGGAttgtcggcgaggaactTGACTGTTTCGGGCCACAATGTCGGCAGCGTCTTGGGGTCATCATAGAGCGAGATGGTGAAGCCGTAGGTCTTATTGTTGTCGTACATGTAGGCGAAGACGTCATAGTCGACATCGCAGAAGAAATGTACTTTGGGCTCGACGCGCCAGTAGTACCGAATGTCTTTCAGGGCGGGGTGCTTGTAGAACATGCCACTGTTCCATCGGCACATCTGATGATAGGATATTTTTTTGGCATACTGGACGCCAGACTCGGCAAGGACAGAAGTGGATTCGTCGTATATAGCATCATCGATCCAAGACGGCGTGGACCAGTGGTCTTTGGGAATGAGTTCTGCGACCCTGTAAGCATCTGCACCTGAGCGCGGCTAAACTTAGACGTATGGGCGTACCGTAGTTGCACTTGGCCTTGGTGACGGCCTGCGTCTTTGTCTTGAATTCGTCCGAAAAGGGTTCGTCGTTGAAAAAGGTCCATGGGTAGTTGAACTTGTGGTTCCACGTTCGCTCGAGATCCACCATTGACTGCACCATATCATCGACCTCGCTGTTTCggaccagcgccagcagaGTCGCGGGAATGCGGGCgctgtcctcggcgtcgggtGCGTATTTTTCGGAGACGCGGCGGAGGACGCCTTCGGGTTCACCGGTGGCTAGACAGAGCGTTGTGTCAGCGGGGGACTGAAGACGGGCGCAAGGGTAGCTCACGATCCAAGTTGGGGTCGCGCTCGAAGTTTTGATACCGTGCGCCGGGGCCCCGTATCAACCCATCGGGCTTGAAGATCTGGTAGAGGAAGAAGCACcaaacgacggcggcgaggatgagcagAGCCCGGACGGGCCGCGCaatcgccatggcgacgttGGATCCGCAGCGCGGGCCTCCGTTGGGGGCGTGCAAGAGCTGGCAATCGCAGTACCTCGGACGGTCATGGACAGGGTGGCGAAGAGCAGGGACGAGGCTGATCGAGGTGCCGGAACTGCCGTCGATTTTTCGGGGGCGCAATGGCCTGGGTATGATGGAAAGGTTTGAACACGCCAGCCTTTGGATGTGTCGCAGCGGGCATGGTCAACGGAAAGCGAGATGTACGTAGTGCCCGAAAGCGACGAGTGATAGGGGGGCAAGACCGAGTTCCACAAAATAAATGACGATCAATTGATGCCAGCCAATGTGGGGTGGTCAGGGGCGCCAGGATGCATTGGAAGAGTCCATCCTGGATCCGGCAcacgcgccgcccagacgcgcccgccagggGACGGGAGCCCTGGAACTTCTGACGCGACAGAGGGGGAGGAGTGCCCTCAAGCCCTGTAACTCACGGTAACTTAGCACCTCAACAGAGTTAGCACATGCATCGCACTCCAATTGAACGTCCATACCAAGTACCTTACTGGTAGCCCTTCCGCCGACAACAGCAAGCACGCGTCAATCCAAGAAAGATGGAAgcctcgccatggcgttTGCTGCACGACTCGCGCCCCTGACCGAGGATCTCGTCCAGTCCCTGACGCAGCTATCACCACAGGTTGGTGCTATTCACGGCCGTCGCAATTGCCATGACACATCGGCCATGCTAACTCGCTGGACAACAGACAGACCCCAAGCGCTTCAGCGCAACCCGAGATGCCGCCCTTCGGGCCCTCAAGTCCCATTCATTTCTTCGCACGAACCAATTCGAAGTCGAGCGCAGTCTGGAGGGCTTGGAGGAGCGGTTTCGTGTGAACCACCGCGATGGCTTAGCCGATGCTCtgcggcaacgacgagagGCTCTGAGCGAGCACCCTTCCGAGCGGCATCCAGAGATCCTGTCCTTGCTCTTGGAGCTCTCCGATCAGCCAACTTTCAAGGCAAAGCTAAGCCATGTCCGAGCGCTCGGGCAAGATGACCAAGAGGCAGCCGTGCCGCTACGTTGGGAGGATCTCGCTAAAGAGGATGGATGGGACCAGGACGGCGACCTATGGAAAACGATAAGCTACAGCGACGATTCAGCTGAGGAAGAGTACGAGGAAGAATCGTCAGAAGAGTCTGACGCGACGACCATCCCGAACGGTAGCGATGCGGTTGGACGACTCGCACACGATTTCATCATCCACTCTGAGGACAACAAAGCACTGGAGGCGGTCCAACGATCGCAGGCATGGAGAACCATGACATCACCGGATACCGGCGGACGGCCACAAACATTTGCCACAGCCGAGTCCCAAGTCGTGCGGGAGGTGTTGTTTATGCTCCAAGGCTTGGACAGCACGCTCTTTGACCACAAAAGCTCTACCGTCATGGCCTTTCAGTTGGGGAATTTGGCATGGGAGACGCATAGGGCGCTGATGAATACTTTCTCAACATACGGCCACCAGCTTCGCATCCTACGTGCATTTGCTAGCCGTCCAGAGAGAGTTCCTCACCTGCAGGCGCTGCAAGACTGCATCTCCAGACGTCTTCAGGCCGTCGATGGCAAGCTGTCTGAAATTCAAGCGCGCCTAGCCTTGCCCCGAGACGAGGTCGTGATCAGCTTAATTTCCGTCCGGAGCGAGCTTCTACCGTGGTTACAGCCTCTCTTTGCGTTgtccagcatcatcacccaAATTCAGGGCGGATCACGGACGGAGACCTTTCGCTATCTGGAACTTATGTTTGACGAGACGGGTATAGCCCAGCTAACGGGGAAGCTCGAGACATACCAGTTTCTCGCCAAAGTCTTCGTCGAGTGTTTCAACGTCTATCTTAGACCAATACGTCAGTGGATGGACCAGGGCACGCTACTCCCGGGAAACGAGGTGTTCTTCATAACAGAACCTGCCAGCGACGTGTCAATGTGCGATACCTGGCAGGACCGGTTTGAACTGCGCAAGCTCGCAGACGGGTCGCTGCATGCGCCCAAATTCCTCAAACCAGCTGTGAATAGGATATACAACGCTGGAAAGAACATTGTCGTTCTGCGACTGCTCGGCAAGCAGAGCGCAGCGCTGCCTTCGCAGATGGAAGCCGAGCCACCGCTCGACTACGGCGCCATCTGCCCTCCAGGATTCGAGCTGGCTCCGTTTGCAGACATGTTTGGCGCAGCCTTCAACCGATGGATCCAGAGCAAGTATCGCAAGACTTCGACGACATTGAAAAACGCCTTGTTTAGCGACTGGGGTCTGGGCTCCTCGCTCGACGCACTGCAAGCGCTGTTTCTCATGTCGGACGGTGCCGCGGCCGGGTCCTTTTGCGAGAACCTCTTCGCTAGGATGGATGCTACGACGGCCTGGCACGATCGATACGGCCTCACTGCTGCTGGTAGCGAGGCTTTCGCCTCGCTCTTGGACATCAATCGGCTGTCCATCAGCGTTGACGCGACCGGAAGACAAACTGCCATCAAGCAGGCCACGGGATCCGTTAAGCATTCATTACCGCACGTCCACATAAGCTACAAGCTGCCTTGGCCAGTACAAATGATTGTCACTAGCGATAGCATCGCCCACTACCAAACCGTCTTCACATTTCTCTTGCAGATCAAGCGGGCACTGCACGTACTCCACGCTCCAAAGATTCTGGACAACCTCCAGACGGACAGGCAGAAGTGGGATGAGCGTGCTCTGTTCTACTCGTCGCGGAGTAAGCTCCTCTGGTTCTGCACCACGCTGCAGACATACCTGGCGACGCTGGTGCTGGAACCGGTGTGGCAGAAGATGAGGCTCGACTTGAAAGCCGCGGAAGACCTGGACGGCATGATTGCCGTGCACGCGGCTGCGATGAAGCAgatcgtcgacgaggcctgTCTGGGGAGCAGGCTGGCTCCCATCCACGCGGCCGTACTCGATGTGTTGGACCTCGCCTTGATGCTAGAAGAAGGGCGGCGCAGCGctgaggcgacggcggcgtcgcagcctggtggtggtgatgatgatgctgtgACACAGGTGGCCGCGCTGCGAAGGGTGTCGGCCGACTTCGACAGGAACCTCCGGTTCATCACCGGGGGGTTGCGgagcgtcgcgcgcgcgagcagcagcgcccagTCGGCCAAGTGGGATACCTTGGCGGACATGCTGCAGACCGGAGAGCCAGCAGACGGCCATACATGATGACATGTAGGTAGTATAGCCGCAACGGACCCCCGAGATGATAcccctttttctttcttttgcCTTTCTTTCTCTCATTACTCTTGAAACTGTCACTACCCCCGTGGTCGTAAACGCCGTGTGCCGTGTCGTGTGTCATGTCGTGCCCGCCCAAGCTCAGGCCCatgccctccctcctccctgccTCACCACCCGCTCCGCAGCCTCTCCGCGAGAAACTTCATAATGGGGAGCATCTCCTCCCTGTCGCGCGGCATCGCCACGTccgccctcctccagcgcACGACCCTCACGTCGCGGAACTCGCGCCGCACGTAGTCGCtctgctcctcgtccagctggCACACCAGCGCGCTGGTGCGACACCTGTCGCGCGCCGAGCGTGTGctcaccgtcgacggcggcagaggcCCGCCGATGGACACGACGCCCTTGAAGCTCCGCCtgtccacgccgtcgcccgcggcgctgcctctgctgccgccgctactgctactgctggtggtgatggtcgtcgtcgtagccgtAGTCACAGTGTTGGCGgtcacgtcgacgacctcattctccttggccagcgccgcggccatgcccagcgccagcgaccCGCCCTGCCCGAACCCCAGGAGCAGCACGTCGGAGAGCTCCCACCCGCACCCGTCGACCAGCACGCCGCGCACCAGCCGCTCCATGACGAGGCGCGTCGCGCGCTCGAACCCcgggtcggcgtcgatgtcgcccgtcgcggggTCGATGGACAAGTCGTCCCCCCAGTGGAagtgctgctggccgctcCCACTGCCACTCCCACTGCCACTCCCACtgccaccactgccaccaccgccactgCTACGAGCATCAGCGTCGTCATCTGATAGGaggctgggcggcagcacggCCGTGCCGCGCACGGAAATGGCCAGCACGCCGGGGAGGTTGACGGCGCGGGCAAAGGACGCAAAGGGCGCCTCGCTGTCTCCGAGGCCGTGGAAGAGCACGAGCAAGGCCGTGGTGGACTCGCGCGGCGAGGGGAAGTGCAGCGCGTGCGGGAGCGTGGCCGCGAGGGGCGCGAAGTCGGCCTCGGTGGGtatccgcggcggcatctgtTCTTCGTGACGGCCGTGCCGGCTGTTGATCTGTTGTTGTGGTGGATGTCTGTTGCTTTTGCTGGTGCTTTTCCTTTTCGCTGCCTGTGTGAATTTATTTACCCGATGGTTGGATGCAGGTGACTGGGCTTGACATTTGGATGCGGCCAAAGTATAGGATGGGATGGACTGCCAATGGTCATATAAACTGTCGTTATGAGGAGGTTTGAATGAGGTGAGTTGCAACCGGAACGTTGTCGATGTGACAGCTTCGAGGTGGAGATGTGGGACCTGCAAGGACCTAGCACGAACTACATCCATGCCAAGTGAGAACCAGTTCAAAAATCCAAGTCACGAGCACCTCCGCATGGCCATTACGGTATTTGAAGCAGCATGTATTCCCCCCGTGTACAATCCAAAAGAAGAGACAAAAAACTCCTATATGGCCCCTCATGCATCAGTCAGTCGTCAGCTCATCGCCGCAgccttccctccccctctaTAGCGCTCCGCGTCTTCACTCGAGACGGCCCGGGCTGCATCTGCTTCcactcgccgcccgccgtccacgtcccGGCCTTTGTGTAGTCCCCGCTTTCGCTGCCGCTCATGAGTGCGAACCTGAAGTACTCGGGCAGGTCTAACGTGCTATTTCGCGACCACATGAattccttcttctcgtcctcatcgccaaaGTAAGAGCGGTATCGCTCTACGTCATTGACGAGAACGCTAATGCCATCGTACCGCTTCCCTTCGGGCACATCCCAGCTGAAGGTGATGTTGGAGAGCGCCGCGGAGCTGTTACCAAGATGGATGATTGGGTTGTGAATCGTCGGGAGCAGCGTGCCCTTCTGCGCGTCGCCTTGCAGCATGGCGTCCGTCTCCAAGAATGGACCGAAGCCCCACCGTGCGATGCCGTTGATGAACAGCCCGACAAGAAGGCCCTGGTACAAGAGCGACGGCCGCATTTGCATGCTGGTGCCAGGCAGCAACAGGAGCGCAAGCACAAAGTGGTGAATGCGTAGATTGAGCCCCGGCAGCAAGAGAGAtatggcgatgccgagcagAAACACCAGGTAAAGCTTTATATACTTTCGAAACCGTGCCTCCATCCGGAAGAACCACACCTGGAATGCGACAATGACGATGAGGAGAATGATGATAATGGCCAATGCCGCCTTGGCACCAGGCTGCTGGTTCAAGTCATGCGCAGTGAGTCGTTGAATTGGGATGAAGTCAAGCGTAT from Purpureocillium takamizusanense chromosome 4, complete sequence includes the following:
- a CDS encoding uncharacterized protein (COG:S~EggNog:ENOG503NWWU), whose amino-acid sequence is MAFPDKPTAHLLGSNGPVHALAYSASPGTYILTGSADRTIRLYNPFPSTTVPEVRSTAKPAIPQGRLIQTYAAHGYEVLSIDVARDNERFASGGGDRSVFLWDVATAVTTRRFGGNAQGHSARINCVSFAGDGDSLVVSGGFDTTVRMWDTKSNSFKPIQVLDEARDSITSLLVHGPEVVVGSVDGRVRSYDIRMGRCTTDVLGTSVTSLNMTRDGRTMLVSTLDSKLRLMDRDKGTCLRTYSNPGWKNEELRVQSLLGGKEKYVVAGDEMTAEPNANGEGRVWAWDLISGKLVAKVTVPWGPQGFEQRKRVVGRDGKEKPRSNIISCMAWRDDGWGDQYCVGGTSGVVTVFGAL
- a CDS encoding uncharacterized protein (COG:Z~EggNog:ENOG503NWHZ~TransMembrane:1 (o694-714i)), with product MAFAARLAPLTEDLVQSLTQLSPQTDPKRFSATRDAALRALKSHSFLRTNQFEVERSLEGLEERFRVNHRDGLADALRQRREALSEHPSERHPEILSLLLELSDQPTFKAKLSHVRALGQDDQEAAVPLRWEDLAKEDGWDQDGDLWKTISYSDDSAEEEYEEESSEESDATTIPNGSDAVGRLAHDFIIHSEDNKALEAVQRSQAWRTMTSPDTGGRPQTFATAESQVVREVLFMLQGLDSTLFDHKSSTVMAFQLGNLAWETHRALMNTFSTYGHQLRILRAFASRPERVPHLQALQDCISRRLQAVDGKLSEIQARLALPRDEVVISLISVRSELLPWLQPLFALSSIITQIQGGSRTETFRYLELMFDETGIAQLTGKLETYQFLAKVFVECFNVYLRPIRQWMDQGTLLPGNEVFFITEPASDVSMCDTWQDRFELRKLADGSLHAPKFLKPAVNRIYNAGKNIVVLRLLGKQSAALPSQMEAEPPLDYGAICPPGFELAPFADMFGAAFNRWIQSKYRKTSTTLKNALFSDWGLGSSLDALQALFLMSDGAAAGSFCENLFARMDATTAWHDRYGLTAAGSEAFASLLDINRLSISVDATGRQTAIKQATGSVKHSLPHVHISYKLPWPVQMIVTSDSIAHYQTVFTFLLQIKRALHVLHAPKILDNLQTDRQKWDERALFYSSRSKLLWFCTTLQTYLATLVLEPVWQKMRLDLKAAEDLDGMIAVHAAAMKQIVDEACLGSRLAPIHAAVLDVLDLALMLEEGRRSAEATAASQPGGGDDDAVTQVAALRRVSADFDRNLRFITGGLRSVARASSSAQSAKWDTLADMLQTGEPADGHT
- a CDS encoding uncharacterized protein (COG:I~EggNog:ENOG503NZ1E), yielding MPPRIPTEADFAPLAATLPHALHFPSPRESTTALLVLFHGLGDSEAPFASFARAVNLPGVLAISVRGTAVLPPSLLSDDDADARSSGGGGSGGSGSGSGSGSGSGQQHFHWGDDLSIDPATGDIDADPGFERATRLVMERLVRGVLVDGCGWELSDVLLLGFGQGGSLALGMAAALAKENEVVDVTANTVTTATTTTITTSSSSSGGSRGSAAGDGVDRRSFKGVVSIGGPLPPSTVSTRSARDRCRTSALVCQLDEEQSDYVRREFRDVRVVRWRRADVAMPRDREEMLPIMKFLAERLRSGW
- a CDS encoding uncharacterized protein (COG:K~EggNog:ENOG503NZA4) translates to MSALTSLDSRQRLVPPDSPPELASPGATSISSRSSPSTEQAWASHASASLPMANYDKGPAGDVSAGAAVSEKGQDRRDSAGQGAPRQQLPSLSSLFGPPSSLRSLRTPTDRDGAYPSHSPLDRPRASPGIASGSLNSYFPATSSPPVSQPRSTYDVRYDAERQGLHSLARTFSTPRSPNYRDHARSDVDGRKWSITHDAGRHEYSLGSRDVSFRSPGDLARGHFPASKESGLEFSESRTIHSSSNPPPTPSSTVTSEGMPSKDGLGPKIWTGTHFLPRFVRAAEVPGEGLCYFYDDGSHCKTVIDGEAVNAHWGVTKAGKPRKRLAIACVTCREKKIKCDPDYPRCVQCEKFGRVCKFKNAPRGGHNTSPSTPPAELDDAHRLSGRSRHHDGRISESESSPPVSPRAENTPDGGYNKRLKIGPESYVPNGEPLMASSRPLDHSKAAPQALHRPPPELLPRIPDEVLARAWSTDPYGSDPESISAVLTQFFGQVDNTMIMRFFPEKIFRTWVCCPPREKTAEDLMVLYSVLAIGVTLSGGPKHIAYEYAQVAYFAQKTTTTACLQLVQSRILLAVYHISTSRPREAAELISSAAATAACLQLNRELEKPRDELLSTYPFGMNGIGYREARRRTMWSLFMLERLNTLLPDRPIMIHAEDIYVRLPVDSESFEKQVEAVVPMFDPDESIVSKLAERSSEITGYLVEMSHIWSTSQAAISRLASRTAASEADLARSQMIFRRAREWNNSLPSRLMFGGSNLESAAFSGKVGSFLTMHLLYHHTVMGLNRYHLGAARLPADSRTKYLQECREHATAILDMTNCLDRILRVRPTILSTPPPAMSMAITVAVDVLTASGSMASINELIQSIRVAKTAVDSMAKVWEHSLVAKEAIDQRLQKLTQIYHNQGSRPSSPTEGYRVVHSGEEPLDPRRLEWLIPEPIEKPYPMDMDIVYSTLA
- the KTR4 gene encoding putative mannosyltransferase ktr4 (EggNog:ENOG503NW4D~COG:G~TransMembrane:1 (i7-26o)~CAZy:GT15) — its product is MAIARPVRALLILAAVVWCFFLYQIFKPDGLIRGPGARYQNFERDPNLDPTGEPEGVLRRVSEKYAPDAEDSARIPATLLALVRNSEVDDMVQSMVDLERTWNHKFNYPWTFFNDEPFSDEFKTKTQAVTKAKCNYELIPKDHWSTPSWIDDAIYDESTSVLAESGVQYAKKISYHQMCRWNSGMFYKHPALKDIRYYWRVEPKVHFFCDVDYDVFAYMYDNNKTYGFTISLYDDPKTLPTLWPETVKFLADNPHHAVHENSALKWLTDDIRRPDHNKKAQGYSTCHFWSNFEVADMDFWRSQVYDDYFNHLDRAGGFFYERWGDAPVHSIALGLWEDASKVHWFRDIGYQHIPFFNCPNSPKCKGCVTGRLTDGEAWLHREDCRPNWFKYVGMG